Proteins encoded by one window of Lathyrus oleraceus cultivar Zhongwan6 chromosome 1, CAAS_Psat_ZW6_1.0, whole genome shotgun sequence:
- the LOC127127511 gene encoding uncharacterized protein LOC127127511 isoform X10, giving the protein MDFFAMKRKKLQSLCKKHGIPANLKNSDMAEKLSLIYKEEKNENPGSRRLRSDVNKSNVEIIVLDSDSDSEVQMEASDTVAEKDSNEKTNVSTEHLLDEEPDQSLTTSPRSEVKSSNHNIHHMVDSEEIKQVCKLDDNIYVMDEAAAMCLDASTAMKHTDEVKSNDLNDIVSHPLRSDEDKSNLEITELDSEKDIDVQMEASDTVAEKDCNERTNVSAEHLLDEEPNQFITTSPLSEVKSSDLNNLESHLLRSDEDKSNLGSTDSGTDVQMEASDTVAEKDCNERTNVSAEHLLDEEPNQFITTSPLSEVKSSDLNNLESHLLRSDEDKSNLGSTDSGTDVQMEVSDTVAEKDCNERTNVSAEHLLDEEPSQFTTTSPISEVKSSDLNSFGSYSGFGNYMMLGDQTSSERTDVHEDTDLHQGSVEQFNKSDVYHCVISQSAKTCLDVNVENILDEVHSSSFEDSDETPVQFLDAEKMVVTGTATRNAYTSGAKFESSQKMSITPASKEIVGSSAKLLNNSVSPRDVVFCNLEESVQIGADKEQVDPSQEKMVEFSPKLFNNPGTPANGGIGLCGLEENLEIGVNKENIDPNEDVIYAEPSAMVMSDNQDVIQAVSEELGNKLMEENLEIGVNKENIDSNEDVIYAEPSAMVMSDNEDVIQAVSEEFRNSLMEDEVANMEDKFDLLGDVHESVNPGGTNSAHGSNIKTALNTYVTGGDILDEVHSSSFEDSDATPVQFPKTDPLRDAETSDLNLHKMFKTATAIKNADTSGVKFESSTKRSLSLTPEKMIGSSTKLLNNSGTPTNFGFCDVEENMQIGISKENIDPNEEVMHEEPSALVMSDNEGLIQAVSEELGNDLTEDEVANVDDKFDLFEDVPGSVNPGSKKNADLNTYVTDGDILDEVHSSSFEDSDVTPVQFLTTDQLREAETSDLDVHKMFETATATKNADASGVKFESSTKMSLNLTPEKVIGSSTKLLNNSGTPTNFGFCDADENLQIGANKEQVDPSQEKTMEFSPKLFNNPETPTNGGTGLWFLEENLEIGVNKENIDPNEDVMHEEPSALVMSDNEDLIHAVSEELGNDLMEDEVANVDDKFDLLEDVPGSVNPVSKKNADLNTYVTGGDILDEVHSSSFEDSDATPVQFLKTDPLREAETSVLNLHKMFETAIATKNADTGGVKFESSTKMSLSLTPEKMIGSSTKLLKNSGAPTHFGFCDVDENLQIGRNKVNIDPSDEILHAEPSLVVTSDNEEVDLSIHQMAALEACEEEMLKSSEKTCMVADPEECIGFSLNDLQASTTKGSEVETYFESTALGDVMETCNMEGCMETNMIEGENSQEENQGYSGSWKKKGSDVDDNSGANSDEEVRADELVPAVPQSSEMESCDFGLQQLFAQGEITMIEAENNQEGCVSAQREVVKFFDNSDVHDDIGRDGAKDVNQASSASWKRIRSDMDDASGASSIEQVKAGEITMIEVENNQEDCVSAQREVVKFFDNSDVHDDIGRDGAKDVNQASSASRKRIRSDMDNASGASSIEQVKAGEITMIEAENNQEDCVSAQREVVKFFDNSDVHDDIGRDGAKDVNQASSASRKRIRSDMDDASGASSIEQVKAGELVPAVPQSSMDSCNFSLQQIFAQDTASGDQDVCPKKLDSPSKATPIASGEKNIIFTPMFNESSMMHKEMEIAMIEEENNAQWEVCKFLDTSDVHVGIGLDGAKDENQAYWASRKRKMSDVDDTSGGNSNEEVKADEFVPAVPHSSEMESCDFGFPQLFAQDTASGDEDAYQKKLDSSSKGTPTASGEKSIVFTPKLQESSMMRKKMRIEMNLSQKPATRDSVGTCDMKENIKTDKKEVDSSTVSRNKFAKRLPLQDLHQN; this is encoded by the exons ATGGATTTCTTTGCAATGAAGAGGAAGAAGCTTCAGAGCCTTTGCAAGAAGCACGGTATTCCGGCTAATCTTAAGAATAGCGATATGGCGGAGAAACTTTCTTTGATTTACAAG GAAGAAAAGAATGAGAATCCCGGGTCACGCCGGTTACGATCTGATGTGAACAAATCAAATGTGGAAATTATAGTATTGGACTCTGACAGTGATTCTGAAGTTCAAATGGAAGCTTCAG ATACTGTTGCTGAGAAGGATTCTAATGAGAAGACCAATGTGAGCACTGAACATTTACTCGATGAGGAACCAGATCAATCTCTAACCACTTCTCCTCGAAGTGAAGTCAAATCTTCTAATCATAATATTCATCACATGGTTGATTCAG AAGAGATTAAGCAAGTTTGTAAACTTGATGATAATATTTATGTTATGGACGAAGCTGCTGCAATGTGCCTTGATGCATCAACAGCTATGAAGCATACCGATGAGGTCAAGTCCAATGATCTTAATGATATCGTGTCGCACCCGTTACGATCCGATGAAGACAAATCGAATTTGGAAATTACAGAATTGGACTCTGAAAAGGATATTGATGTTCAAATGGAAGCTTCAG ATACTGTTGCTGAGAAGGATTGTAATGAGAGAACCAATGTGAGTGCTGAACATTTACTTGATGAGGAACCAAATCAATTTATAACAACTTCTCCACTAAGTGAGGTCAAGTCCAGTGATCTTAATAATCTCGAGTCGCACCTGTTACGATCCGATGAAGACAAATCAAATTTGGGAAGTACTGACAGTGGTACTGATGTTCAAATGGAAGCTTCAG ATACTGTTGCTGAGAAGGATTGTAATGAGAGAACCAATGTGAGTGCTGAACATTTACTTGATGAGGAACCAAATCAATTTATAACAACTTCTCCACTAAGTGAGGTCAAGTCCAGTGATCTTAATAATCTCGAGTCGCACCTGTTACGATCCGATGAAGACAAATCAAATTTGGGAAGTACTGACAGTGGTACTGATGTTCAAATGGAAGTTTCAG ATACTGTTGCTGAGAAGGATTGTAATGAGAGAACCAATGTGAGTGCTGAACATTTACTTGATGAGGAACCAAGTCAATTTACAACAACTTCTCCAATAAGTGAGGTCAAGTCCAGTGATCTTAATAGTTTTGGGTCCTATTCTGGATTTGGCAACTACATGATGTTGGGAGATCAGACCTCGAGTGAACGTACTGATGTTCATGAAGATACTGATCTCCATCAAGGATCAGTTGAACAATTTAACAAATCAGATGTTTATCATTGTGTAATATCCCAATCTGCTAAAACCTGCCTTGATGTGAATGTTGAGAATATTCTAGATGAGGTTCATTCGTCTAGTTTTGAAGATTCAGATGAGACTCCTGTTCAGTTTCTTGATGCTGAGAAAATGGTTGTCACAG GCACTGCTACTAGAAATGCATATACAAGCGGAGCAAAGTTTGAATCGTCACAAAAGATGAGTATAACTCCAGCTTCAAAGGAAATAGTTGGTTCATCTGCCAAGCTGCTAAATAATTCAGTGTCACCAAGAGATGTTGTATTTTGTAATTTGGAAGAAAGCGTGCAAATTGGTGCTGATAAGGAGCAAGTTGATCCTAGCCAAGAGAAAATGGTAGAGTTTTCTCCCAAGCTGTTTAATAATCCAGGGACACCAGCAAATGGTGGCATTGGACTCTGTGGTTTGGAGGAAAACTTGGAAATTGGTGTCAATAAGGAAAACATTGATCCCAATGAAGATGTTATTTATGCAGAACCCAGTGCGATGGTCATGAGCGACAATCAGGATGTTATTCAGGCTGTTTCAGAAGAACTTGGTAATAAGTTGATGGAGGAAAACTTGGAGATTGGTGTCAATAAGGAGAACATTGACTCCAATGAAGATGTTATTTATGCAGAACCTAGTGCGATGGTCATGAGCGACAATGAGGATGTTATACAGGCTGTTTCAGAAGAATTCCGTAACAGTTTGATGGAAGATGAAGTTGCGAACATGGAAGATAAATTTGATCTTCTTGGAGATGTTCATGAATCTGTTAACCCAGGTGGCACAAATAGCGCTCATGGATCAAACATAAAAACTGCTTTGAACACCTATGTGACTGGTGGAGATATTCTAGATGAGGTTCATTCATCTAGTTTTGAAGATTCAGATGCGACACCAGTTCAGTTTCCGAAAACTGATCCGTTAAGGGATGCGGAGACTAGTGATCTCAATCTTCACAAAATGTTTAAAACAG CTACTGCTATTAAAAATGCAGATACAAGTGGAGTGAAGTTTGAATCTTCAACAAAGAGGAGTTTAAGTCTTACTCCAGAGAAAATGATTGGTTCATCTACCAAGCTGCTTAATAATTCAGGGACACCAACAAATTTTGGATTTTGTGATGTGGAGGAAAACATGCAGATTGGTATCAGTAAAGAGAACATTGATCCCAATGAAGAAGTTATGCATGAAGAACCTAGTGCGTTGGTCATGAGCGACAATGAGGGTCTTATACAGGCTGTTTCAGAAGAACTTGGTAATGATTTGACGGAGGATGAAGTTGCGAACGTGGATGATAAATTTGATCTTTTTGAAGATGTTCCTGGATCTGTTAACCCAGGATCAAAGAAAAATGCTGATTTGAACACCTATGTGACTGATGGAGATATTTTAGATGAGGTTCATTCATCTAGTTTTGAAGATTCAGATGTGACACCAGTTCAGTTTCTGACAACTGATCAATTAAGGGAAGCCGAGACTAGTGATCTCGATGTTCACAAAATGTTTGAAACAG CTACTGCTACTAAGAATGCAGATGCAAGTGGAGTGAAGTTTGAATCTTCAACAAAAATGAGTTTAAATCTTACTCCAGAGAAAGTGATTGGTTCATCTACCAAGCTGCTTAATAATTCAGGGACACCAACGAATTTTGGATTTTGTGATGCGGATGAAAACTTGCAGATTGGTGCCAATAAGGAGCAAGTTGATCCTAGCCAAGAGAAAACGATGGAGTTTTCTCCGAAGCTGTTTAATAATCCTGAGACACCAACAAATGGTGGAACTGGACTCTGGTTTTTGGAGGAAAACTTGGAGATTGGTGTCAATAAGGAGAACATTGATCCCAATGAAGATGTTATGCATGAAGAACCTAGTGCGTTGGTCATGAGCGACAATGAGGATCTTATACATGCTGTTTCAGAAGAACTTGGTAACGATTTGATGGAGGATGAAGTTGCTAATGTGGATGATAAATTTGATCTTCTTGAAGATGTTCCTGGATCTGTTAACCCAGTATCAAAGAAAAATGCTGATTTGAACACCTACGTGACTGGTGGAGATATTCTAGATGAGGTTCATTCATCTAGTTTTGAAGATTCAGATGCGACACCAGTTCAGTTTCTGAAAACTGATCCGTTAAGGGAAGCGGAAACTAGTGTTCTCAATCTTCACAAAATGTTTGAAACAG CTATTGCTACTAAAAATGCAGATACAGGTGGAGTGAAGTTTGAATCTTCAACAAAAATGAGTTTAAGTCTTACTCCAGAGAAAATGATTGGTTCATCTACCAAGCTGCTTAAAAATTCAGGGGCACCAACACATTTTGGATTTTGTGACGTGGATGAAAACTTGCAGATTGGTCGCAATAAAGTGAACATTGATCCTAGTGATGAAATTCTACATGCAGAACCTAGTCTAGTGGTCACCAGTGATAACGAAGAGGTTGATCTTAGTATTCATCAAATGGCTGCTCTAG AAGCTTGTGAAGAAGAGATGCTTAAATCATCAGAAAAGACTTGTATGGTTGCTGATCCTGAGGAATGCATTGGATTTTCCCTTAATGACCTTCAAGCTTCAACTACTAAGGGCTCTGAGGTTGAAACATATTTTGAATCAACTGCACTTGGTGATGTTATGGAAACTTGTAACATGGAAGGATGCATGGAAACTAACATGATAGAGGGAGAAAACAGTCAGGAAGAAAATCAAGGTTATTCGGGGAGCTGGAAAAAGAAAGGGAGTGATGTGGATGATAATAGTGGTGCAAATTCAGATGAGGAAGTGAGAGCAGATGAGCTTGTTCCAGCGGTGCCGCAATCTAGTGAAATGGAGTCATGCGATTTTGGCCTTCAACAACTTTTTGCTCAAG GCGAGATCACCATGATTGAGGCAGAAAACAATCAGGAGGGTTGCGTTTCAGCTCAGCGAGAAGTTGTCAAGTTTTTTGACAACTCCGATGTTCATGATGATATTGGCCGAGATGGAGCCAAAGATGTAAATCAAGCTTCTTCGGCAAGCTGGAAAAGGATAAGAAGTGACATGGATGATGCTAGTGGTGCAAGTTCAATTGAGCAAGTGAAAGCAG GCGAGATCACCATGATTGAGGTAGAAAACAATCAGGAGGATTGCGTTTCAGCTCAGCGAGAAGTTGTCAAGTTTTTTGACAACTCCGATGTTCATGATGATATTGGCCGAGATGGAGCCAAAGATGTAAATCAAGCTTCTTCGGCAAGCCGGAAAAGGATAAGAAGTGACATGGATAATGCTAGTGGTGCAAGTTCAATTGAGCAAGTGAAAGCAG GCGAGATCACCATGATTGAGGCAGAAAACAATCAGGAGGATTGCGTTTCAGCTCAGCGAGAAGTTGTCAAGTTTTTTGACAACTCCGATGTTCATGATGATATTGGCCGAGATGGAGCCAAAGATGTAAATCAAGCTTCTTCGGCAAGCCGGAAAAGGATAAGAAGTGACATGGATGATGCTAGTGGTGCAAGTTCAATTGAGCAAGTGAAAGCAGGTGAGCTTGTTCCAGCTGTGCCTCAATCTTCAATGGATTCATGCAATTTCAGCCTTCAACAAATTTTTGCTCAAG ACACTGCATCTGGAGATCAAGATGTTTGTCCAAAGAAGTTGGACTCACCATCAAAGGCTACACCAATTGCAAGTGGAGAGAAAAACATCATTTTTACTCCTATGTTCAATGAATCATctatgatgcataaagagatgGAGATTGCCATGATTGAAGAAGAAAATAATGCTCAGTGGGAAGTTTGCAAGTTTTTAGACACCTCTGATGTTCATGTTGGTATTGGTCTAGATGGAGCCAAAGATGAAAATCAAGCTTATTGGGCAAGCCGGAAAAGAAAAATGAGTGATGTGGATGATACTAGTGGTGGAAATTCAAATGAGGAAGTGAAGGCAGATGAGTTTGTTCCAGCTGTGCCGCATTCTAGTGAAATGGAGTCGTGTGATTTCGGCTTTCCACAACTTTTTGCTCAAG ATACTGCTTCTGGTGATGAAGATGCGTATCAAAAGAAATTGGACTCATCATCAAAGGGTACACCAACTGCAAGTGGAGAGAAAAGCATCGTTTTTACTCCCAAGCTCCAAGAATCATCAATGATGCGTAAAAAGATGAGGATTGAAATGAATTTGTCTCAAAAACCCGCAACAAGAGATAGTGTTGGTACTTGTGATATGAAAGAGAACATTAAAACTGACAAGAAAGAAGTCGATAGCTCGACGGTGTCAAGGAATAAGTTTGCCAAGAGGCTACCTCTTCAAGATCTTCATCAGAATTGA
- the LOC127127511 gene encoding uncharacterized protein LOC127127511 isoform X6, with product MDFFAMKRKKLQSLCKKHGIPANLKNSDMAEKLSLIYKEEKNENPGSRRLRSDVNKSNVEIIVLDSDSDSEVQMEASDTVAEKDSNEKTNVSTEHLLDEEPDQSLTTSPRSEVKSSNHNIHHMVDSEEIKQVCKLDDNIYVMDEAAAMCLDASTAMKHTDEVKSNDLNDIVSHPLRSDEDKSNLEITELDSEKDIDVQMEASDTVAEKDCNERTNVSAEHLLDEEPNQFITTSPLSEVKSSDLNNLESHLLRSDEDKSNLGSTDSGTDVQMEASDTVAEKDCNERTNVSAEHLLDEEPNQFITTSPLSEVKSSDLNNLESHLLRSDEDKSNLGSTDSGTDVQMEVSDTVAEKDCNERTNVSAEHLLDEEPSQFTTTSPISEVKSSDLNSFGSYSGFGNYMMLGDQTSSERTDVHEDTDLHQGSVEQFNKSDVYHCVISQSAKTCLDVNVENILDEVHSSSFEDSDETPVQFLDAEKMVVTGTATRNAYTSGAKFESSQKMSITPASKEIVGSSAKLLNNSVSPRDVVFCNLEESVQIGADKEQVDPSQEKMVEFSPKLFNNPGTPANGGIGLCGLEENLEIGVNKENIDPNEDVIYAEPSAMVMSDNQDVIQAVSEELGNKLMEENLEIGVNKENIDSNEDVIYAEPSAMVMSDNEDVIQAVSEEFRNSLMEDEVANMEDKFDLLGDVHESVNPGGTNSAHGSNIKTALNTYVTGGDILDEVHSSSFEDSDATPVQFPKTDPLRDAETSDLNLHKMFKTATAIKNADTSGVKFESSTKRSLSLTPEKMIGSSTKLLNNSGTPTNFGFCDVEENMQIGISKENIDPNEEVMHEEPSALVMSDNEGLIQAVSEELGNDLTEDEVANVDDKFDLFEDVPGSVNPGSKKNADLNTYVTDGDILDEVHSSSFEDSDVTPVQFLTTDQLREAETSDLDVHKMFETATATKNADASGVKFESSTKMSLNLTPEKVIGSSTKLLNNSGTPTNFGFCDADENLQIGANKEQVDPSQEKTMEFSPKLFNNPETPTNGGTGLWFLEENLEIGVNKENIDPNEDVMHEEPSALVMSDNEDLIHAVSEELGNDLMEDEVANVDDKFDLLEDVPGSVNPVSKKNADLNTYVTGGDILDEVHSSSFEDSDATPVQFLKTDPLREAETSVLNLHKMFETAIATKNADTGGVKFESSTKMSLSLTPEKMIGSSTKLLKNSGAPTHFGFCDVDENLQIGRNKVNIDPSDEILHAEPSLVVTSDNEEVDLSIHQMAALEACEEEMLKSSEKTCMVADPEECIGFSLNDLQASTTKGSEVETYFESTALGDVMETCNMEGCMETNMIEGENSQEENQGYSGSWKKKGSDVDDNSGANSDEEVRADELVPAVPQSSEMESCDFGLQQLFAQGEITMIEAENNQEDCVSAQREVVKFFDNSDVHDDIGRDGAKDVNQASSASWKRIRSDMDDASGASSTEQVKAGEITMIEAENNQEGCVSAQREVVKFFDNSDVHDDIGRDGAKDVNQASSASWKRIRSDMDDASGASSIEQVKAGEITMIEAENNQEDCVSAQREVVKFFDNSDVHDDIGRDGAKDVNQASSASRKRIRSDMDDASGASSIEQVKAGELVPAVPQSSMDSCNFSLQQIFAQDTASGDQDVCPKKLDSPSKATPIASGEKNIIFTPMFNESSMMHKEMEIAMIEEENNAQWEVCKFLDTSDVHVGIGLDGAKDENQAYWASRKRKMSDVDDTSGGNSNEEVKADEFVPAVPHSSEMESCDFGFPQLFAQDTASGDEDAYQKKLDSSSKGTPTASGEKSIVFTPKLQESSMMRKKMRIEMNLSQKPATRDSVGTCDMKENIKTDKKEVDSSTVSRNKFAKRLPLQDLHQN from the exons ATGGATTTCTTTGCAATGAAGAGGAAGAAGCTTCAGAGCCTTTGCAAGAAGCACGGTATTCCGGCTAATCTTAAGAATAGCGATATGGCGGAGAAACTTTCTTTGATTTACAAG GAAGAAAAGAATGAGAATCCCGGGTCACGCCGGTTACGATCTGATGTGAACAAATCAAATGTGGAAATTATAGTATTGGACTCTGACAGTGATTCTGAAGTTCAAATGGAAGCTTCAG ATACTGTTGCTGAGAAGGATTCTAATGAGAAGACCAATGTGAGCACTGAACATTTACTCGATGAGGAACCAGATCAATCTCTAACCACTTCTCCTCGAAGTGAAGTCAAATCTTCTAATCATAATATTCATCACATGGTTGATTCAG AAGAGATTAAGCAAGTTTGTAAACTTGATGATAATATTTATGTTATGGACGAAGCTGCTGCAATGTGCCTTGATGCATCAACAGCTATGAAGCATACCGATGAGGTCAAGTCCAATGATCTTAATGATATCGTGTCGCACCCGTTACGATCCGATGAAGACAAATCGAATTTGGAAATTACAGAATTGGACTCTGAAAAGGATATTGATGTTCAAATGGAAGCTTCAG ATACTGTTGCTGAGAAGGATTGTAATGAGAGAACCAATGTGAGTGCTGAACATTTACTTGATGAGGAACCAAATCAATTTATAACAACTTCTCCACTAAGTGAGGTCAAGTCCAGTGATCTTAATAATCTCGAGTCGCACCTGTTACGATCCGATGAAGACAAATCAAATTTGGGAAGTACTGACAGTGGTACTGATGTTCAAATGGAAGCTTCAG ATACTGTTGCTGAGAAGGATTGTAATGAGAGAACCAATGTGAGTGCTGAACATTTACTTGATGAGGAACCAAATCAATTTATAACAACTTCTCCACTAAGTGAGGTCAAGTCCAGTGATCTTAATAATCTCGAGTCGCACCTGTTACGATCCGATGAAGACAAATCAAATTTGGGAAGTACTGACAGTGGTACTGATGTTCAAATGGAAGTTTCAG ATACTGTTGCTGAGAAGGATTGTAATGAGAGAACCAATGTGAGTGCTGAACATTTACTTGATGAGGAACCAAGTCAATTTACAACAACTTCTCCAATAAGTGAGGTCAAGTCCAGTGATCTTAATAGTTTTGGGTCCTATTCTGGATTTGGCAACTACATGATGTTGGGAGATCAGACCTCGAGTGAACGTACTGATGTTCATGAAGATACTGATCTCCATCAAGGATCAGTTGAACAATTTAACAAATCAGATGTTTATCATTGTGTAATATCCCAATCTGCTAAAACCTGCCTTGATGTGAATGTTGAGAATATTCTAGATGAGGTTCATTCGTCTAGTTTTGAAGATTCAGATGAGACTCCTGTTCAGTTTCTTGATGCTGAGAAAATGGTTGTCACAG GCACTGCTACTAGAAATGCATATACAAGCGGAGCAAAGTTTGAATCGTCACAAAAGATGAGTATAACTCCAGCTTCAAAGGAAATAGTTGGTTCATCTGCCAAGCTGCTAAATAATTCAGTGTCACCAAGAGATGTTGTATTTTGTAATTTGGAAGAAAGCGTGCAAATTGGTGCTGATAAGGAGCAAGTTGATCCTAGCCAAGAGAAAATGGTAGAGTTTTCTCCCAAGCTGTTTAATAATCCAGGGACACCAGCAAATGGTGGCATTGGACTCTGTGGTTTGGAGGAAAACTTGGAAATTGGTGTCAATAAGGAAAACATTGATCCCAATGAAGATGTTATTTATGCAGAACCCAGTGCGATGGTCATGAGCGACAATCAGGATGTTATTCAGGCTGTTTCAGAAGAACTTGGTAATAAGTTGATGGAGGAAAACTTGGAGATTGGTGTCAATAAGGAGAACATTGACTCCAATGAAGATGTTATTTATGCAGAACCTAGTGCGATGGTCATGAGCGACAATGAGGATGTTATACAGGCTGTTTCAGAAGAATTCCGTAACAGTTTGATGGAAGATGAAGTTGCGAACATGGAAGATAAATTTGATCTTCTTGGAGATGTTCATGAATCTGTTAACCCAGGTGGCACAAATAGCGCTCATGGATCAAACATAAAAACTGCTTTGAACACCTATGTGACTGGTGGAGATATTCTAGATGAGGTTCATTCATCTAGTTTTGAAGATTCAGATGCGACACCAGTTCAGTTTCCGAAAACTGATCCGTTAAGGGATGCGGAGACTAGTGATCTCAATCTTCACAAAATGTTTAAAACAG CTACTGCTATTAAAAATGCAGATACAAGTGGAGTGAAGTTTGAATCTTCAACAAAGAGGAGTTTAAGTCTTACTCCAGAGAAAATGATTGGTTCATCTACCAAGCTGCTTAATAATTCAGGGACACCAACAAATTTTGGATTTTGTGATGTGGAGGAAAACATGCAGATTGGTATCAGTAAAGAGAACATTGATCCCAATGAAGAAGTTATGCATGAAGAACCTAGTGCGTTGGTCATGAGCGACAATGAGGGTCTTATACAGGCTGTTTCAGAAGAACTTGGTAATGATTTGACGGAGGATGAAGTTGCGAACGTGGATGATAAATTTGATCTTTTTGAAGATGTTCCTGGATCTGTTAACCCAGGATCAAAGAAAAATGCTGATTTGAACACCTATGTGACTGATGGAGATATTTTAGATGAGGTTCATTCATCTAGTTTTGAAGATTCAGATGTGACACCAGTTCAGTTTCTGACAACTGATCAATTAAGGGAAGCCGAGACTAGTGATCTCGATGTTCACAAAATGTTTGAAACAG CTACTGCTACTAAGAATGCAGATGCAAGTGGAGTGAAGTTTGAATCTTCAACAAAAATGAGTTTAAATCTTACTCCAGAGAAAGTGATTGGTTCATCTACCAAGCTGCTTAATAATTCAGGGACACCAACGAATTTTGGATTTTGTGATGCGGATGAAAACTTGCAGATTGGTGCCAATAAGGAGCAAGTTGATCCTAGCCAAGAGAAAACGATGGAGTTTTCTCCGAAGCTGTTTAATAATCCTGAGACACCAACAAATGGTGGAACTGGACTCTGGTTTTTGGAGGAAAACTTGGAGATTGGTGTCAATAAGGAGAACATTGATCCCAATGAAGATGTTATGCATGAAGAACCTAGTGCGTTGGTCATGAGCGACAATGAGGATCTTATACATGCTGTTTCAGAAGAACTTGGTAACGATTTGATGGAGGATGAAGTTGCTAATGTGGATGATAAATTTGATCTTCTTGAAGATGTTCCTGGATCTGTTAACCCAGTATCAAAGAAAAATGCTGATTTGAACACCTACGTGACTGGTGGAGATATTCTAGATGAGGTTCATTCATCTAGTTTTGAAGATTCAGATGCGACACCAGTTCAGTTTCTGAAAACTGATCCGTTAAGGGAAGCGGAAACTAGTGTTCTCAATCTTCACAAAATGTTTGAAACAG CTATTGCTACTAAAAATGCAGATACAGGTGGAGTGAAGTTTGAATCTTCAACAAAAATGAGTTTAAGTCTTACTCCAGAGAAAATGATTGGTTCATCTACCAAGCTGCTTAAAAATTCAGGGGCACCAACACATTTTGGATTTTGTGACGTGGATGAAAACTTGCAGATTGGTCGCAATAAAGTGAACATTGATCCTAGTGATGAAATTCTACATGCAGAACCTAGTCTAGTGGTCACCAGTGATAACGAAGAGGTTGATCTTAGTATTCATCAAATGGCTGCTCTAG AAGCTTGTGAAGAAGAGATGCTTAAATCATCAGAAAAGACTTGTATGGTTGCTGATCCTGAGGAATGCATTGGATTTTCCCTTAATGACCTTCAAGCTTCAACTACTAAGGGCTCTGAGGTTGAAACATATTTTGAATCAACTGCACTTGGTGATGTTATGGAAACTTGTAACATGGAAGGATGCATGGAAACTAACATGATAGAGGGAGAAAACAGTCAGGAAGAAAATCAAGGTTATTCGGGGAGCTGGAAAAAGAAAGGGAGTGATGTGGATGATAATAGTGGTGCAAATTCAGATGAGGAAGTGAGAGCAGATGAGCTTGTTCCAGCGGTGCCGCAATCTAGTGAAATGGAGTCATGCGATTTTGGCCTTCAACAACTTTTTGCTCAAG GCGAGATCACCATGATTGAGGCAGAAAACAATCAGGAGGATTGCGTTTCAGCTCAGCGAGAAGTTGTCAAGTTTTTTGACAACTCCGATGTTCATGATGATATTGGCCGAGATGGAGCCAAAGATGTAAATCAAGCTTCTTCGGCAAGCTGGAAAAGGATAAGAAGTGACATGGATGATGCTAGTGGTGCAAGTTCAACTGAGCAAGTGAAAGCAG GCGAGATCACCATGATTGAGGCAGAAAACAATCAGGAGGGTTGCGTTTCAGCTCAGCGAGAAGTTGTCAAGTTTTTTGACAACTCCGATGTTCATGATGATATTGGCCGAGATGGAGCCAAAGATGTAAATCAAGCTTCTTCGGCAAGCTGGAAAAGGATAAGAAGTGACATGGATGATGCTAGTGGTGCAAGTTCAATTGAGCAAGTGAAAGCAG GCGAGATCACCATGATTGAGGCAGAAAACAATCAGGAGGATTGCGTTTCAGCTCAGCGAGAAGTTGTCAAGTTTTTTGACAACTCCGATGTTCATGATGATATTGGCCGAGATGGAGCCAAAGATGTAAATCAAGCTTCTTCGGCAAGCCGGAAAAGGATAAGAAGTGACATGGATGATGCTAGTGGTGCAAGTTCAATTGAGCAAGTGAAAGCAGGTGAGCTTGTTCCAGCTGTGCCTCAATCTTCAATGGATTCATGCAATTTCAGCCTTCAACAAATTTTTGCTCAAG ACACTGCATCTGGAGATCAAGATGTTTGTCCAAAGAAGTTGGACTCACCATCAAAGGCTACACCAATTGCAAGTGGAGAGAAAAACATCATTTTTACTCCTATGTTCAATGAATCATctatgatgcataaagagatgGAGATTGCCATGATTGAAGAAGAAAATAATGCTCAGTGGGAAGTTTGCAAGTTTTTAGACACCTCTGATGTTCATGTTGGTATTGGTCTAGATGGAGCCAAAGATGAAAATCAAGCTTATTGGGCAAGCCGGAAAAGAAAAATGAGTGATGTGGATGATACTAGTGGTGGAAATTCAAATGAGGAAGTGAAGGCAGATGAGTTTGTTCCAGCTGTGCCGCATTCTAGTGAAATGGAGTCGTGTGATTTCGGCTTTCCACAACTTTTTGCTCAAG ATACTGCTTCTGGTGATGAAGATGCGTATCAAAAGAAATTGGACTCATCATCAAAGGGTACACCAACTGCAAGTGGAGAGAAAAGCATCGTTTTTACTCCCAAGCTCCAAGAATCATCAATGATGCGTAAAAAGATGAGGATTGAAATGAATTTGTCTCAAAAACCCGCAACAAGAGATAGTGTTGGTACTTGTGATATGAAAGAGAACATTAAAACTGACAAGAAAGAAGTCGATAGCTCGACGGTGTCAAGGAATAAGTTTGCCAAGAGGCTACCTCTTCAAGATCTTCATCAGAATTGA